GGACTACTCTTTGAAATGAAACCCACCCCTTAGTCCAAGTCGCTTTACAATGACGCAGTAGCGCAAAACAAGAAGGTTTATTCGTTTTGTCCAGTGAGCCCCGGTCCAGAACGACGCAACGGGGCGGCCGTCTGCCTCAAAACCTAACGGGCACCGCAGGGCGGCCCTGGAATATTTTCGACATGGACTAGTTAGACAGACGCTGTGAGGAAATAAGAAATGACTATCGTTATCGCTCGGCAACTATTTGTGCCTTTCAATGCGACTGTTTTCAGTTTGTAAACAAACCAAACCAGGCGGACTGTTGTGAAAATGAAAGTTAGGGAAACCCGTCGAGACTGAGAGCATTCACTAATTTGCTCTGCGCCTACGATAGCTAGCcagcttgctagctaacaaCAGATGGGTTTGTGGTGCCAGTATTGCTGCCCTGCTAGTCAAGTACTGTGGGAGTGAACGGAACGGAGGGAACGATTGGGTAAAGGCGGAAGACGGAGCATCAGAAGACCGTAGCTAAGATGTTTGGAGGATACTGTAGTTGCGACAGCTGTTCATGCAGGTTGGTAATAAAAGCCAGTATTCACATACACTCACGTATAAGATGTATAAATACAAACGCTTACGTTCTATACTTTTATATTCTTCGTCCCATCCCCCAAAACGCAGCTAGCTAGCGAGCTAACCAGCGAAAATAATCTGTCCCCATTGCAAATTCACCCACAAGTGAGAAAACTAGCCGTTCTCCTTGTTCTTATGTACTGCGACTGTACCAAGTGTATTTTCAGTTCATGCATATTTAGTAAAGCACAACATAGTGACACAATGAGATGACATCAAAAACAATAATGAAATTGCCTAGAGGAGGTACAGGAATGTACCAAATACCAAGCTCTAGTTATATTATCAGTTTATAAGGTGTATAGAATCAAACTCAAATAAACTTTTTAGAGACGTGCATGTGCCTGCATCTAATTACTCCAATAACTACTTAACAGGATTCTCAGATAAGCACACCTACAAGTTTTGGATACCAGACGCCATCTGCATGGAGCAATTCTTGATTTACAATTCAGACTTCAGGAAATAGAAACAGCATCCGTCACACGCAAAACCCACAAAGAGACACTGCCGTTGACTCAGGATGGCGAGCAGAAGGAAGTCCACCACGCCTTGCATGGTGCCTCCTCAAGAGCACGTGGACTCCGACCCTGACATGGAAGTAGTCGCCGAGGgaacggaggagggagaggactcgGTGCTCTCCCCCGAGAACAAGCCCAGTGAGGACGACAGACAGGCGCTGGACCACTACATCAACACCATGGACTCCACCACCGCAGAGGGAGGCTACGAGTGCAAGTACTGCAGCTTCCAGACGTCCGAGCTCAACCTGTTCACGCTGCACGTCGACAACGAGCACCCCAACATCGTCCTGAACTCGTCCTACGTGTGCGTGGAGTGCGACTTCCACACCAAGCGCTATGACGCGCTCCTGGAGCACAATGCCCGGCACCACCCAGGCGAGGACAACTTCACGCGCACCATGGTGACGCGAAACAACCAGACCATATTCGAGCAGACGGTCAACGACCTGACGTTCGACGGCAGTTTTGTGaaggtggaggacgaggaggagaccTCCTGCAAGGGGATCGCCCTCAGCAAGACCCCCATCATGAGGATCAAGAGCAAAGCCGAACCCAAGAAGTTCACGGCGGCTCAGCACAAGATGGCCGCCGACGTCATCAAAGTGGAGAGCGACGAGGAGCAGGAAATCAAGGAGGTCGTGGCTGTCTCCGCCCCGGTCGTCGTGGCGACGGCTCCTAGGGTTGTGTCCGTGTCGTCCCCAACCGCCGTGCACCACGTCCAGCCGGTCCAACAAAGCATCATGGTCAACAGCCCCAACGTGCTCCAGATCAAGAGCAGCTCCAACTCGGCACACATGCTGCCTCCAGGCACCCTGGCCCAGGTCCTGTCTGCCCTCCAGAACCAGCAGAAccaccaggcccagacccacacCCACCAGCTCCTCATCCCGCTCAGCAGCATCCCCACGTACAACGCAGCCATGGACAACAACGTCCTCCTGGTAAGCGCCTACAATCGCTTCCCCTACCCCTCCGTGTCCGAGATCATGGGGCTCTCGGCCCAGACCAAGTTCAGCGAGGAGCAGGTCAAGGTGTGGTTCTCAGCCCAGAGGCTGAAGCACGGCGTGAGCTGGACCcccgaggaggtggaggaggccaggaagaaGAAGTTTAACGGCACTGTCCAGGCCGTTCCCCAGACCATCACCGTAATCCCGGCCAACCTCGCCACCACCGCTAACGGGCTGCAGTCCATCTTCCAGACATGCCAGATTGTCGGACAGCCTGGGCTGGTCCTGACCCAGGTAGGAGGGGGGAGTACGGTCCCTGTGGCCTCCCCCATCACGCTGACCGTAGCCGGGGTGCCCAGCCAGCAGGCCAAGACCGCCGAAACAACAACCTCTTCCGAGACTGCCACTCACAGTCCTGACCCGCAGGGGACCAAACCTAAGAAGTCCAAGGAGCAGCTCGCCGAGCTAAAGGCCAGCTACACACGGAGGCAGTTTGCCACGGAGGCGGAGATCTCGCGCCTCATGCGGGTGACCAACCTCACCAAGAGAGCAATAAAGAAGTGGTTTAGCGACACGCGCTACAACCAGCGCAACTCCAAAGACCACCACGGCGCTCCGCTGAGCGACGCGTCCCTCGCGGCGACCATGGCCGCCGACTACAGCAACCTCCTCGACGAGGGCGGCCTGCCCTCGGCCCCCAACGCCACCATCGTCATCGACTCCAGCGACGACACCAGCGACTCCTCCCCGACCTCCGCCGGCCTCGCGTCCAGCGACCCCAGGATCAAGTTCAGACACGCCTTCCCGGACTTCACGCCGCAGAAGTTCAAGGAGAAGACGCCCGAGCAGCTGCTGGTCCTGGAGGCCAGCTACCAGACGTCCGACACGCCCTCAGACGAAGAGCTGAGTCGGCTGAGGTCCGAGACCAAGCTGACCAGGCGGGAGGTGGACGCCTGGTTCAccgagaggaggaagatgcCGGCCGACCACAAAGACGCCGTCGCGGACCTCAAGACGGATGCCGAGGGCGGCGAGAAAGCCAAAGCTGCCTCGTCCGGTCCGGACGCTCCGAGTCGAGCCCACACACCGCCCGCCAACAGGAAGATCGTGAAGAAGACCCCGGAGCAGCTCCACGTGTTGAAAAGCGCCTTCGTCCGAACGCAGTGGCCCACCGCGGAGGAGTACGACAAGATGGCAACAGAGACTGGCCTCCCCCGCACCTACATCGTCAACTGGTTCGGGGACACTCGCTACGCCTGCAAGAACAGCCACCTGAAGTGGTACTACCTGTACCAGAGCGGCAAGGTGGACGAGCCGATGAACGGCGGTGGGAAGCACAAGAAACCCAGGAAACGTTTCCGCGGGTGGTCGAGGAGGTCCCGGAGGCCGTACCCCTGCAAGCGCTCGTATCCCGCCATCGAGGCAAAGAAGGGGCAGGAGTTCCTGAGGGAGCACTATTTGAAACACAAGGTGCTGAACGAGAAGGACCTGGATGACCTGGTGTCCAAGTCGAGCATGAGCTACCAGCAGGTGAGGGACTGGTTCTCTGAGGTCAGCGGACGGgtggagaaggggatggagcCCTTCagcgagggagaggcagagaaggaggaggtggagaggcaggcggacagcgagggagagatggaagtgaAGGaacaaggggaggagggaagtgaTGAAGATgttccccatgatgaagaggaggaggaggaggatgatgatgaacaCCATGGAGATGAacacaatgatgatgatgatgataatcatGATGAACACCAACACGGTGGCGACCATCTCGATGAAGAtgggggtgatgatgatgataataataataatgatgataatgacgATGAGGATGGAAAGCAGAAAG
Above is a window of Osmerus mordax isolate fOsmMor3 chromosome 18, fOsmMor3.pri, whole genome shotgun sequence DNA encoding:
- the LOC136962572 gene encoding zinc fingers and homeoboxes protein 1-like produces the protein MASRRKSTTPCMVPPQEHVDSDPDMEVVAEGTEEGEDSVLSPENKPSEDDRQALDHYINTMDSTTAEGGYECKYCSFQTSELNLFTLHVDNEHPNIVLNSSYVCVECDFHTKRYDALLEHNARHHPGEDNFTRTMVTRNNQTIFEQTVNDLTFDGSFVKVEDEEETSCKGIALSKTPIMRIKSKAEPKKFTAAQHKMAADVIKVESDEEQEIKEVVAVSAPVVVATAPRVVSVSSPTAVHHVQPVQQSIMVNSPNVLQIKSSSNSAHMLPPGTLAQVLSALQNQQNHQAQTHTHQLLIPLSSIPTYNAAMDNNVLLVSAYNRFPYPSVSEIMGLSAQTKFSEEQVKVWFSAQRLKHGVSWTPEEVEEARKKKFNGTVQAVPQTITVIPANLATTANGLQSIFQTCQIVGQPGLVLTQVGGGSTVPVASPITLTVAGVPSQQAKTAETTTSSETATHSPDPQGTKPKKSKEQLAELKASYTRRQFATEAEISRLMRVTNLTKRAIKKWFSDTRYNQRNSKDHHGAPLSDASLAATMAADYSNLLDEGGLPSAPNATIVIDSSDDTSDSSPTSAGLASSDPRIKFRHAFPDFTPQKFKEKTPEQLLVLEASYQTSDTPSDEELSRLRSETKLTRREVDAWFTERRKMPADHKDAVADLKTDAEGGEKAKAASSGPDAPSRAHTPPANRKIVKKTPEQLHVLKSAFVRTQWPTAEEYDKMATETGLPRTYIVNWFGDTRYACKNSHLKWYYLYQSGKVDEPMNGGGKHKKPRKRFRGWSRRSRRPYPCKRSYPAIEAKKGQEFLREHYLKHKVLNEKDLDDLVSKSSMSYQQVRDWFSEVSGRVEKGMEPFSEGEAEKEEVERQADSEGEMEVKEQGEEGSDEDVPHDEEEEEEDDDEHHGDEHNDDDDDNHDEHQHGGDHLDEDGGDDDDNNNNDDNDDEDGKQKEQKMEREASNGKPAEVQPQPVNPPEKAEEQ